Proteins encoded within one genomic window of Diorhabda sublineata isolate icDioSubl1.1 chromosome 1, icDioSubl1.1, whole genome shotgun sequence:
- the LOC130447988 gene encoding mucin-2 isoform X1: MDSAMERETGALGGLFQQIIQDMKNGMPLWEDFVTKASKLHSSLKATILAVTAYLESFQRIADSATNTRGATREIGTALTRICLRHKAVENRLKKFTSVIMECLIVPLQEKLEEWKKIVVNLDKDHTRDFKRAKSELKKRSTDTLRLQKKLKKGVGGDVQKRFECGLQDVTERRQLLEETEKHAVRAALIEERTRFCSFVGLLKPVVEEEIAMLTEMGHLQEAVQQLEKHTYDPKSLPPASEQIIADLKSSESGWSFQTPPSSPSSLGSRKSSMCSISSINSSSSSSSKSHHSPSHPWQRSLSQPVGRSGTMRVRSVSSQDSGFMSQDTLFLRPPSAFSATQISNMSEHSNNSSSSSTPCTPFPVTAAPTTTATWPNLQETIQFERAASAIINDRPHTISSAYEKGHQRSPLTVYTFQAPDQTLSQPASPVTSTGPTDTTSNIVPPKSPGTAVKSSLSKPPLPLRCSSLERPSGPSIPAKTITQGVRVLPPGAELSVIKKPSPLPSHLSKINTQPTYANMHELAIMAAAAKNQDKGFPPPPPTEFTSPPEKAGECEKESSTSESSLESSSGYGSQTTFNFEEIHHVENMSNTGTLRNTLLRRGSIQSQKPPPPIRRTSSITNTSTIGSLENLPPPPPFLLEPSIQPPPKQQQQQQQPTTGINVAETVKALTELNHTPASPNSVRRMSTSSQNIFQTTSQTQFATPLLSTFQNQSKVSYLSQSGGVVYAQPLQITGSPTTMRRIQNLRSQSADRKSDGPGGVSSNFIASLSAKLTPHLSPKSSRRLSDDSTTPTNSPINKHAHHHKSGPGQSFLDSLNAKLSQTHTLSAQPTQLKANKIRQMINSRAQPDPKVCHESLMDQIKKGATLKRAKSTNDRSAPKIC, translated from the exons ATGGATAGTGCAATGGAACGTGAAACTGGAGCATTGGGCGGACTCTTTCAACAAATTATCCAGGATATGAAG AATGGAATGCCCTTATGGGAAGATTTTGTTACAAAAGCTTCCAAGCTACATTCTTCCCTTAA gGCAACTATTTTGGCAGTCACAGCATATTTAGAATCATTTCAAAGAATTGCTGATTCTGCTACTAATACTAGAG GAGCAACTAGAGAAATAGGAACAGCTCTAACTCGAATATGCTTACGACACAAAGCAGTCGAAAATAGACTCAAAAAGTTTACgag TGTCATTATGGAATGTTTGATTGTTCCATTAcaagaaaaattagaagaatggAAGAAAATAGTCGTGAATTTGGACAAAGACCATACGAGag ATTTCAAAAGAGCGAAATCCGAACTTAAGAAAAGATCGACAGATACGTTGaggttacaaaaaaaattgaaaaaaggcGTGGGCGGTGATGTGCAGAAAAGATTCGAATGCGGACTTCAAGATGTTACCGAAAGACGTCAATTGTTGGAGGAAACGGAAAAGCATGCCGTTAGAGCTGCTTTGATCGAAGAAAGAACTAGATTTTGTTCGTTCGTCGGACTGCTTAAACCAGTTGTG gAAGAAGAAATAGCGATGCTTACGGAAATGGGTCATTTACAAGAAGCCGTCCAACAATTAGAAAAACACACCTACGATCCAAAATCTTTACCGCCAGCGTCCGAACAAATTATAGCGGATTTAAAAAGTTCGGAGAGCGGTTGGTCGTTTCAAACACCGCCTTCTTCGCCGTCCAGCTTAGGCTCGAGAAAATCCTCCATGTGTTCCATAAGTTCCATCAATAGCTCTTCATCGAGCAGTTCCAAAAGTCACCATTCTCCCAGTCATCCATGGCAAAGGTCACTTTCACAG CCAGTAGGTCGTAGTGGTACAATGCGTGTTAGATCCGTATCTAGTCAAGATTCTGGATTTATGTCACAAGATACACTTTTTCTAAGACCACCTTCAGCTTTTAGCGCTACCCAG atatccAACATGTCAGAACACAGCAACAACAGCAGCAGTTCAAGTACTCCTTGTACTCCTTTTCCTGTAACTGCGGCTCCAACAACGACAGCCACGTGGCCAAATTTACAAGAAACTATACAGTTTGAAAGAGCAGCTTCCGCAATCATCAACGATAGACCACATACTATATCATCAG cTTACGAAAAAGGACATCAGCGATCTCCTTTAACCGTATATACATTCCAAGCTCCAGATCAGACTTTATCTCAACCAGCTAGTCCGGTTACATCAACTGGACCCACAGATACAACTTCGAATATCGTACCGCCCAAAAGTCCGGGAACTGCGGTTAAATCGTCTCTATCTAAACCGCCTCTACCTTTG CGTTGTTCTTCCTTGGAACGTCCAAGCGGTCCTTCGATTCCGGCCAAAACAATTACGCAGGGTGTAAGAGTATTGCCTCCGGGGGCAGAATTATCGGTAATCAAAAAACCGTCTCCGTTACCGTCTCATTTATCTAAAATTAATACCCAACCGACGTACGCAAATATGCACGAACTCGCAATTATGGCGGCTGCTGCCAAAAATCAGGATAAGGGCTTCCCGCCACCTCCTCCTACGGAGTTCACTAGTCCACCagaaaag GCTGGCGAATGCGAAAAAGAAAGTAGTACGAGCGAAAGTTCCTTAGAATCATCTAGCGGATACGGAAGTCAAACTACTTTCAATTTCGAGGAAATACATCACGTAGAAAATATGAGTAATACAGGAACGTTACGTAATACACTTTTGAGAAGAGGATCTATACAAAGTCAAAAACCTCCACCGCCGATAAGGAGAACGTCGTCTATAACAAATACGTCCACTATAGGTAGTTTGGAAAACTTGCCACCGCCGCCGCCTTTTTTGTTGGAACCTTCTATTCAACCGCCGCCTAAAcagcaacaacaacaacaacaaccgACTACCG GTATAAACGTCGCGGAAACTGTAAAGGCTTTGACGGAATTGAATCATACACCGGCCAGCCCGAATTCAGTTAGACGCATGTCGACCTCGTCCCAAAATATCTTCCAAACTACGTCACAGACACAATTCGCGACTCCTCTACTGAGTACTTTTCAAAATCAATCCAAAGTATCGTATTTATCGCAATCTGGCGGCGTGGTTTACGCTCAACCGTTACAAATAACCGGTAGTCCGACTACGATGAGACGAATACAAAATTTACGATCGCAAAGCGCCGATAGAAAATCCGATG gtCCCGGTGGCGTCAGTTCTAATTTCATAGCGTCGCTTAGCGCCAAATTGACGCCGCATCTCAGTCCGAAATCATCGAGAAGATTATCCGATGATAGTACCACACCGACTAATTCTCCTATTAATAAACACGCTCATCATCACAAATCTGGTCCGGGTCAAAGTTTTTTGGATTCTTTGAACGCCAAACTTTCACAGACGCATACTCTAAGCGCTCAACCGACTCAATTGAAGGCCAATAAGATCCGTCAAATGATTAATAGTAGAGCGCAG CCTGATCCGAAAGTTTGTCATGAATCGTTGAtggatcaaattaaaaaaggggCAACTTTGAAACGTGCCAAATCAACGAACGATCGATCAGCTCCGAAAATATGCTAG
- the LOC130447988 gene encoding mucin-2 isoform X3 has translation MECPYGKILLQKLPSYILPLRATREIGTALTRICLRHKAVENRLKKFTSVIMECLIVPLQEKLEEWKKIVVNLDKDHTRDFKRAKSELKKRSTDTLRLQKKLKKGVGGDVQKRFECGLQDVTERRQLLEETEKHAVRAALIEERTRFCSFVGLLKPVVEEEIAMLTEMGHLQEAVQQLEKHTYDPKSLPPASEQIIADLKSSESGWSFQTPPSSPSSLGSRKSSMCSISSINSSSSSSSKSHHSPSHPWQRSLSQPVGRSGTMRVRSVSSQDSGFMSQDTLFLRPPSAFSATQISNMSEHSNNSSSSSTPCTPFPVTAAPTTTATWPNLQETIQFERAASAIINDRPHTISSAYEKGHQRSPLTVYTFQAPDQTLSQPASPVTSTGPTDTTSNIVPPKSPGTAVKSSLSKPPLPLRCSSLERPSGPSIPAKTITQGVRVLPPGAELSVIKKPSPLPSHLSKINTQPTYANMHELAIMAAAAKNQDKGFPPPPPTEFTSPPEKAGECEKESSTSESSLESSSGYGSQTTFNFEEIHHVENMSNTGTLRNTLLRRGSIQSQKPPPPIRRTSSITNTSTIGSLENLPPPPPFLLEPSIQPPPKQQQQQQQPTTGINVAETVKALTELNHTPASPNSVRRMSTSSQNIFQTTSQTQFATPLLSTFQNQSKVSYLSQSGGVVYAQPLQITGSPTTMRRIQNLRSQSADRKSDGPGGVSSNFIASLSAKLTPHLSPKSSRRLSDDSTTPTNSPINKHAHHHKSGPGQSFLDSLNAKLSQTHTLSAQPTQLKANKIRQMINSRAQPDPKVCHESLMDQIKKGATLKRAKSTNDRSAPKIC, from the exons ATGGAATGCCCTTATGGGAAGATTTTGTTACAAAAGCTTCCAAGCTACATTCTTCCCTTAA GAGCAACTAGAGAAATAGGAACAGCTCTAACTCGAATATGCTTACGACACAAAGCAGTCGAAAATAGACTCAAAAAGTTTACgag TGTCATTATGGAATGTTTGATTGTTCCATTAcaagaaaaattagaagaatggAAGAAAATAGTCGTGAATTTGGACAAAGACCATACGAGag ATTTCAAAAGAGCGAAATCCGAACTTAAGAAAAGATCGACAGATACGTTGaggttacaaaaaaaattgaaaaaaggcGTGGGCGGTGATGTGCAGAAAAGATTCGAATGCGGACTTCAAGATGTTACCGAAAGACGTCAATTGTTGGAGGAAACGGAAAAGCATGCCGTTAGAGCTGCTTTGATCGAAGAAAGAACTAGATTTTGTTCGTTCGTCGGACTGCTTAAACCAGTTGTG gAAGAAGAAATAGCGATGCTTACGGAAATGGGTCATTTACAAGAAGCCGTCCAACAATTAGAAAAACACACCTACGATCCAAAATCTTTACCGCCAGCGTCCGAACAAATTATAGCGGATTTAAAAAGTTCGGAGAGCGGTTGGTCGTTTCAAACACCGCCTTCTTCGCCGTCCAGCTTAGGCTCGAGAAAATCCTCCATGTGTTCCATAAGTTCCATCAATAGCTCTTCATCGAGCAGTTCCAAAAGTCACCATTCTCCCAGTCATCCATGGCAAAGGTCACTTTCACAG CCAGTAGGTCGTAGTGGTACAATGCGTGTTAGATCCGTATCTAGTCAAGATTCTGGATTTATGTCACAAGATACACTTTTTCTAAGACCACCTTCAGCTTTTAGCGCTACCCAG atatccAACATGTCAGAACACAGCAACAACAGCAGCAGTTCAAGTACTCCTTGTACTCCTTTTCCTGTAACTGCGGCTCCAACAACGACAGCCACGTGGCCAAATTTACAAGAAACTATACAGTTTGAAAGAGCAGCTTCCGCAATCATCAACGATAGACCACATACTATATCATCAG cTTACGAAAAAGGACATCAGCGATCTCCTTTAACCGTATATACATTCCAAGCTCCAGATCAGACTTTATCTCAACCAGCTAGTCCGGTTACATCAACTGGACCCACAGATACAACTTCGAATATCGTACCGCCCAAAAGTCCGGGAACTGCGGTTAAATCGTCTCTATCTAAACCGCCTCTACCTTTG CGTTGTTCTTCCTTGGAACGTCCAAGCGGTCCTTCGATTCCGGCCAAAACAATTACGCAGGGTGTAAGAGTATTGCCTCCGGGGGCAGAATTATCGGTAATCAAAAAACCGTCTCCGTTACCGTCTCATTTATCTAAAATTAATACCCAACCGACGTACGCAAATATGCACGAACTCGCAATTATGGCGGCTGCTGCCAAAAATCAGGATAAGGGCTTCCCGCCACCTCCTCCTACGGAGTTCACTAGTCCACCagaaaag GCTGGCGAATGCGAAAAAGAAAGTAGTACGAGCGAAAGTTCCTTAGAATCATCTAGCGGATACGGAAGTCAAACTACTTTCAATTTCGAGGAAATACATCACGTAGAAAATATGAGTAATACAGGAACGTTACGTAATACACTTTTGAGAAGAGGATCTATACAAAGTCAAAAACCTCCACCGCCGATAAGGAGAACGTCGTCTATAACAAATACGTCCACTATAGGTAGTTTGGAAAACTTGCCACCGCCGCCGCCTTTTTTGTTGGAACCTTCTATTCAACCGCCGCCTAAAcagcaacaacaacaacaacaaccgACTACCG GTATAAACGTCGCGGAAACTGTAAAGGCTTTGACGGAATTGAATCATACACCGGCCAGCCCGAATTCAGTTAGACGCATGTCGACCTCGTCCCAAAATATCTTCCAAACTACGTCACAGACACAATTCGCGACTCCTCTACTGAGTACTTTTCAAAATCAATCCAAAGTATCGTATTTATCGCAATCTGGCGGCGTGGTTTACGCTCAACCGTTACAAATAACCGGTAGTCCGACTACGATGAGACGAATACAAAATTTACGATCGCAAAGCGCCGATAGAAAATCCGATG gtCCCGGTGGCGTCAGTTCTAATTTCATAGCGTCGCTTAGCGCCAAATTGACGCCGCATCTCAGTCCGAAATCATCGAGAAGATTATCCGATGATAGTACCACACCGACTAATTCTCCTATTAATAAACACGCTCATCATCACAAATCTGGTCCGGGTCAAAGTTTTTTGGATTCTTTGAACGCCAAACTTTCACAGACGCATACTCTAAGCGCTCAACCGACTCAATTGAAGGCCAATAAGATCCGTCAAATGATTAATAGTAGAGCGCAG CCTGATCCGAAAGTTTGTCATGAATCGTTGAtggatcaaattaaaaaaggggCAACTTTGAAACGTGCCAAATCAACGAACGATCGATCAGCTCCGAAAATATGCTAG
- the LOC130447988 gene encoding mucin-2 isoform X2 — MDSAMERETGALGGLFQQIIQDMKNGMPLWEDFVTKASKLHSSLKATILAVTAYLESFQRIADSATNTRGATREIGTALTRICLRHKAVENRLKKFTSVIMECLIVPLQEKLEEWKKIVVNLDKDHTRDFKRAKSELKKRSTDTLRLQKKLKKGVGGDVQKRFECGLQDVTERRQLLEETEKHAVRAALIEERTRFCSFVGLLKPVVEEEIAMLTEMGHLQEAVQQLEKHTYDPKSLPPASEQIIADLKSSESGWSFQTPPSSPSSLGSRKSSMCSISSINSSSSSSSKSHHSPSHPWQRSLSQPVGRSGTMRVRSVSSQDSGFMSQDTLFLRPPSAFSATQISNMSEHSNNSSSSSTPCTPFPVTAAPTTTATWPNLQETIQFERAASAIINDRPHTISSAYEKGHQRSPLTVYTFQAPDQTLSQPASPVTSTGPTDTTSNIVPPKSPGTAVKSSLSKPPLPLRCSSLERPSGPSIPAKTITQGVRVLPPGAELSVIKKPSPLPSHLSKINTQPTYANMHELAIMAAAAKNQDKGFPPPPPTEFTSPPEKAGECEKESSTSESSLESSSGYGSQTTFNFEEIHHVENMSNTGTLRNTLLRRGSIQSQKPPPPIRRTSSITNTSTIGSLENLPPPPPFLLEPSIQPPPKQQQQQQQPTTGINVAETVKALTELNHTPASPNSVRRMSTSSQNIFQTTSQTQFATPLLSTFQNQSKVSYLSQSGGVVYAQPLQITGSPTTMRRIQNLRSQSADRKSDGPGGVSSNFIASLSAKLTPHLSPKSSRRLSDDSTTPTNSPINKHAHHHKSGPGQSFLDSLNAKLSQTHTLSAQPTQLKANKIRQMINSRAQTFDHNEKF, encoded by the exons ATGGATAGTGCAATGGAACGTGAAACTGGAGCATTGGGCGGACTCTTTCAACAAATTATCCAGGATATGAAG AATGGAATGCCCTTATGGGAAGATTTTGTTACAAAAGCTTCCAAGCTACATTCTTCCCTTAA gGCAACTATTTTGGCAGTCACAGCATATTTAGAATCATTTCAAAGAATTGCTGATTCTGCTACTAATACTAGAG GAGCAACTAGAGAAATAGGAACAGCTCTAACTCGAATATGCTTACGACACAAAGCAGTCGAAAATAGACTCAAAAAGTTTACgag TGTCATTATGGAATGTTTGATTGTTCCATTAcaagaaaaattagaagaatggAAGAAAATAGTCGTGAATTTGGACAAAGACCATACGAGag ATTTCAAAAGAGCGAAATCCGAACTTAAGAAAAGATCGACAGATACGTTGaggttacaaaaaaaattgaaaaaaggcGTGGGCGGTGATGTGCAGAAAAGATTCGAATGCGGACTTCAAGATGTTACCGAAAGACGTCAATTGTTGGAGGAAACGGAAAAGCATGCCGTTAGAGCTGCTTTGATCGAAGAAAGAACTAGATTTTGTTCGTTCGTCGGACTGCTTAAACCAGTTGTG gAAGAAGAAATAGCGATGCTTACGGAAATGGGTCATTTACAAGAAGCCGTCCAACAATTAGAAAAACACACCTACGATCCAAAATCTTTACCGCCAGCGTCCGAACAAATTATAGCGGATTTAAAAAGTTCGGAGAGCGGTTGGTCGTTTCAAACACCGCCTTCTTCGCCGTCCAGCTTAGGCTCGAGAAAATCCTCCATGTGTTCCATAAGTTCCATCAATAGCTCTTCATCGAGCAGTTCCAAAAGTCACCATTCTCCCAGTCATCCATGGCAAAGGTCACTTTCACAG CCAGTAGGTCGTAGTGGTACAATGCGTGTTAGATCCGTATCTAGTCAAGATTCTGGATTTATGTCACAAGATACACTTTTTCTAAGACCACCTTCAGCTTTTAGCGCTACCCAG atatccAACATGTCAGAACACAGCAACAACAGCAGCAGTTCAAGTACTCCTTGTACTCCTTTTCCTGTAACTGCGGCTCCAACAACGACAGCCACGTGGCCAAATTTACAAGAAACTATACAGTTTGAAAGAGCAGCTTCCGCAATCATCAACGATAGACCACATACTATATCATCAG cTTACGAAAAAGGACATCAGCGATCTCCTTTAACCGTATATACATTCCAAGCTCCAGATCAGACTTTATCTCAACCAGCTAGTCCGGTTACATCAACTGGACCCACAGATACAACTTCGAATATCGTACCGCCCAAAAGTCCGGGAACTGCGGTTAAATCGTCTCTATCTAAACCGCCTCTACCTTTG CGTTGTTCTTCCTTGGAACGTCCAAGCGGTCCTTCGATTCCGGCCAAAACAATTACGCAGGGTGTAAGAGTATTGCCTCCGGGGGCAGAATTATCGGTAATCAAAAAACCGTCTCCGTTACCGTCTCATTTATCTAAAATTAATACCCAACCGACGTACGCAAATATGCACGAACTCGCAATTATGGCGGCTGCTGCCAAAAATCAGGATAAGGGCTTCCCGCCACCTCCTCCTACGGAGTTCACTAGTCCACCagaaaag GCTGGCGAATGCGAAAAAGAAAGTAGTACGAGCGAAAGTTCCTTAGAATCATCTAGCGGATACGGAAGTCAAACTACTTTCAATTTCGAGGAAATACATCACGTAGAAAATATGAGTAATACAGGAACGTTACGTAATACACTTTTGAGAAGAGGATCTATACAAAGTCAAAAACCTCCACCGCCGATAAGGAGAACGTCGTCTATAACAAATACGTCCACTATAGGTAGTTTGGAAAACTTGCCACCGCCGCCGCCTTTTTTGTTGGAACCTTCTATTCAACCGCCGCCTAAAcagcaacaacaacaacaacaaccgACTACCG GTATAAACGTCGCGGAAACTGTAAAGGCTTTGACGGAATTGAATCATACACCGGCCAGCCCGAATTCAGTTAGACGCATGTCGACCTCGTCCCAAAATATCTTCCAAACTACGTCACAGACACAATTCGCGACTCCTCTACTGAGTACTTTTCAAAATCAATCCAAAGTATCGTATTTATCGCAATCTGGCGGCGTGGTTTACGCTCAACCGTTACAAATAACCGGTAGTCCGACTACGATGAGACGAATACAAAATTTACGATCGCAAAGCGCCGATAGAAAATCCGATG gtCCCGGTGGCGTCAGTTCTAATTTCATAGCGTCGCTTAGCGCCAAATTGACGCCGCATCTCAGTCCGAAATCATCGAGAAGATTATCCGATGATAGTACCACACCGACTAATTCTCCTATTAATAAACACGCTCATCATCACAAATCTGGTCCGGGTCAAAGTTTTTTGGATTCTTTGAACGCCAAACTTTCACAGACGCATACTCTAAGCGCTCAACCGACTCAATTGAAGGCCAATAAGATCCGTCAAATGATTAATAGTAGAGCGCAG ACATTCGACCACaacgaaaaattttaa